In Alteromonas mediterranea DE, a single genomic region encodes these proteins:
- a CDS encoding Hsp70 family protein, translating to MTAIGIDYGTSNSEVVYFDGTAHQHIKLDPLDKKGNKIRSSVFIYFEDELPPPPDAMVEAKVAQLQRVISEQIDKAKDGYYSAKDPKEQAMYSDRVDSLRGDLHNKPALQRKAIAQLMHAMSLDEIPLLRLVEHGKFAFGEEGFRRFLKMPDKGRLIYSPKNFLGASLDGDQKQAFIGIIAKQLAYFKQCAEQQLGKAVNNAVIGRPVKFHGTRGEEGNAQAIQIMTEAATKAGFSGVNFLDEPIAAAYKIEQTLPRDTTTLIVDIGGGTTDICCIKLSPERSNQLDRKEDVLSVTGRRLGGMDCDKSLVLKAIAPEMGMGLKMINGLPVPPTYFSDMCAVDNIPALTRFFSDDYGLDISQTMSVIKEPAQLERLLIVQEKKLSARVVNSARLAKELLSSKQNITLPLHYIEDDFDVEISQDSLKKALKPWLDKVKALVVECLEYSSEKPEVVMITGGMSLSPIVVDALYENLLTGLPRLENDAFNSVCEGLAIQAAKHA from the coding sequence ATGACTGCGATTGGGATTGACTACGGTACATCAAATTCTGAGGTTGTGTATTTTGATGGAACGGCCCATCAGCACATCAAACTCGACCCGTTAGATAAGAAGGGCAATAAAATCCGTTCTTCGGTGTTCATCTACTTTGAAGATGAACTGCCGCCGCCTCCTGATGCCATGGTTGAAGCGAAAGTGGCGCAGTTACAGCGCGTTATCAGTGAGCAAATAGATAAGGCGAAGGACGGCTATTATTCGGCAAAAGATCCAAAAGAACAGGCGATGTATAGCGACCGTGTCGACTCGCTGCGCGGTGATTTGCACAACAAGCCTGCATTACAGCGTAAAGCTATTGCACAATTGATGCATGCCATGTCGCTAGACGAAATCCCTTTGCTGCGGTTGGTAGAGCACGGCAAGTTTGCGTTTGGTGAAGAAGGGTTTAGGCGCTTTCTTAAAATGCCGGACAAAGGCCGTCTTATTTATTCACCTAAGAACTTTCTAGGCGCCTCGCTAGACGGTGACCAAAAACAAGCATTCATCGGTATTATTGCTAAGCAGTTAGCGTACTTTAAACAGTGTGCAGAGCAGCAGCTAGGCAAGGCTGTTAATAATGCGGTAATTGGCCGTCCAGTTAAGTTTCACGGTACCCGCGGTGAAGAAGGGAACGCGCAGGCCATTCAAATAATGACTGAAGCGGCGACGAAAGCCGGGTTTTCAGGGGTTAATTTCCTAGATGAACCCATAGCAGCGGCGTATAAAATTGAGCAAACCCTACCAAGGGATACCACTACGCTGATTGTCGATATTGGTGGGGGTACCACGGATATTTGCTGTATTAAGCTTTCTCCCGAGCGTTCCAATCAGCTTGATCGCAAAGAGGATGTTCTGTCGGTAACAGGCAGACGTTTAGGCGGCATGGATTGCGATAAGAGCTTGGTGCTTAAGGCTATTGCCCCTGAAATGGGAATGGGCCTTAAGATGATCAACGGGCTTCCTGTTCCGCCCACGTACTTCTCTGATATGTGTGCGGTTGATAACATTCCTGCTCTTACTCGCTTTTTCTCTGACGATTATGGGTTAGATATTTCTCAAACCATGTCTGTGATTAAAGAGCCAGCCCAATTAGAGCGCTTGCTTATTGTTCAGGAGAAAAAGTTGTCTGCCCGTGTGGTGAACTCGGCTCGATTAGCCAAGGAACTACTGTCGAGTAAGCAGAACATTACCTTGCCGCTGCACTATATCGAAGATGATTTTGACGTGGAGATTTCGCAAGACTCGCTCAAAAAGGCATTAAAACCTTGGCTTGATAAAGTGAAAGCGCTGGTGGTGGAATGCTTGGAATACAGCAGTGAAAAGCCAGAAGTGGTGATGATCACAGGTGGTATGAGTTTGTCGCCAATCGTGGTTGATGCGCTGTATGAAAACCTGCTTACCGGTTTACCGCGATTGGAGAATGACGCCTTCAACTCGGTGTGCGAAGGATTAGCTATTCAAGCGGCGAAGCACGCTTAA
- the uvrA gene encoding excinuclease ABC subunit UvrA, which translates to MDKIEIRGARTHNLKNIDLTLPRDKLVVITGLSGSGKSSLAFDTLYAEGQRRYVESLSAYARQFLSMMEKPDVDHIEGLSPAISIEQKSTSHNPRSTVGTITEVYDYLRLMFARVGTPRCPDHDVPLDAQTVSQMVDKVLAMPEGSKLMLLAPIVKERKGEHVKALQNLSAQGFIRARIDGEVCDLSDPPPLDLHKKHTIEVVVDRFKVRDDMALRLAESFETALSLAGGNAVVADMDDKDAEEIVFSANFACPHCGYSISELEPRLFSFNNPAGACPTCDGLGTRQFFDPARVVGNTELSLSGGAIRGWDKRSYYYFQMLQAVADHYKFSLTAPFEELDKKHQDIVLYGSKGKSLSFKYINERGDVMERKHPFEGIIPNMERRYRETESNSVREELAKYLSQQHCSSCNGTRLRVEARHVFIQDTNLPAIADMSIADAYGFFETLKLEGQRAQIAEKILKEIMDRLRFLVNVGLNYLSMSRSADTLSGGEAQRIRLASQIGAGLVGVMYVLDEPSIGLHQRDNERLLGTLTHLRDLGNTVLVVEHDEDAIREADYIVDIGPGAGVHGGEIIAEGSLEDIKNSEHSLTGKYLSGREKIDIPATRTPVKDDKWLELLGATGNNLKSVDLRIPTGVMTCVTGVSGSGKSTLINDTFYKIAQRELNKATTSEPAPHKSMTGLDQLDKVVDIDQSPIGRTPRSNPATYAGIFTPIREMFAGTQESRSRGYKPGRFSFNVKGGRCEACQGDGVIKVEMHFLPDVYVPCDVCQGKRYNRETLEIKYKDKNIHEVLEMTVEDARQFFDAIPAISRKLQTLMDVGLSYIRLGQAATTLSGGEAQRVKLAKELSKRDTGQTLYILDEPTTGLHFHDIKQLLAVLHRLRDHGNTVVVIEHNLDVIKTADWIVDLGPEGGSGGGQIIAEGTPEHVAQQEVSHTGRFLKPMLTQA; encoded by the coding sequence ATGGATAAAATCGAAATTCGCGGTGCTCGCACCCACAACTTGAAAAACATCGATTTAACACTGCCACGAGACAAACTGGTGGTGATAACCGGCCTTTCTGGCTCGGGTAAATCGTCTCTAGCATTTGACACGCTATACGCAGAAGGCCAACGACGTTACGTTGAGTCTTTGTCTGCCTATGCCCGTCAGTTCCTTTCCATGATGGAAAAACCCGATGTTGATCATATTGAGGGTTTATCGCCTGCAATATCCATTGAGCAAAAATCAACGTCACACAACCCTCGCTCTACCGTAGGTACCATCACCGAAGTTTACGATTACTTGCGACTGATGTTTGCCCGTGTAGGTACGCCTCGCTGCCCTGATCACGATGTACCGCTAGACGCCCAGACCGTCAGTCAAATGGTGGATAAAGTGTTGGCGATGCCAGAAGGCAGTAAGCTAATGCTATTAGCGCCTATCGTTAAAGAGCGTAAAGGTGAACACGTAAAAGCTTTGCAAAACCTCTCAGCACAGGGCTTTATTCGTGCGCGCATTGATGGAGAGGTATGTGACCTATCGGATCCGCCGCCGCTAGACCTGCACAAGAAGCACACCATCGAAGTGGTGGTAGATCGTTTCAAGGTGCGCGACGATATGGCACTGCGTTTGGCTGAATCATTCGAGACGGCGCTTAGCCTTGCTGGCGGCAACGCGGTTGTGGCTGATATGGACGATAAAGACGCAGAAGAAATTGTATTTTCTGCCAACTTCGCCTGTCCACACTGCGGTTACAGCATTAGTGAACTTGAACCTCGTCTGTTTTCATTTAATAACCCAGCGGGTGCATGCCCAACTTGTGACGGGCTAGGTACAAGACAGTTTTTTGACCCAGCACGCGTAGTCGGCAATACCGAATTAAGTTTGTCTGGCGGCGCTATTCGCGGATGGGACAAGCGCAGCTATTACTATTTTCAAATGCTACAGGCAGTAGCAGACCATTATAAATTTAGCCTTACCGCACCATTTGAAGAGCTCGATAAAAAGCACCAAGACATTGTGCTTTATGGGTCTAAAGGCAAGTCGCTGTCGTTTAAGTACATAAACGAGCGTGGCGACGTGATGGAGCGTAAGCATCCATTTGAGGGCATTATCCCTAATATGGAACGTCGCTATCGAGAGACCGAGTCGAATTCGGTGCGTGAAGAGCTAGCAAAATATTTAAGCCAGCAGCACTGCAGCAGCTGTAACGGCACGCGTCTGCGTGTTGAAGCACGTCATGTATTTATACAAGACACCAACCTGCCAGCCATTGCTGACATGTCGATTGCCGATGCATACGGCTTCTTCGAGACACTGAAACTTGAAGGTCAACGTGCTCAGATAGCCGAAAAGATTTTGAAAGAAATCATGGACCGCTTGCGCTTCTTGGTAAACGTAGGTCTTAACTATCTTTCTATGTCGCGCAGCGCCGATACTCTATCGGGCGGTGAAGCTCAGCGCATTCGACTGGCAAGTCAAATTGGCGCAGGCTTAGTGGGCGTTATGTACGTGCTGGATGAGCCCTCTATCGGTCTTCATCAACGGGATAACGAACGCCTACTTGGCACGCTTACACACTTGCGCGATCTAGGTAACACCGTGTTAGTTGTAGAGCACGACGAAGATGCCATTCGCGAAGCCGATTACATTGTAGATATCGGCCCGGGGGCGGGTGTGCATGGTGGTGAGATTATCGCCGAAGGTTCGCTTGAAGATATCAAAAACAGTGAACACTCACTTACTGGAAAATACTTATCTGGTAGAGAGAAGATAGATATCCCTGCAACACGCACACCGGTTAAAGACGACAAGTGGCTAGAGCTTTTAGGCGCTACCGGTAACAACTTGAAGTCTGTTGATTTACGTATACCTACTGGTGTAATGACCTGTGTAACCGGTGTATCGGGCTCGGGCAAATCAACGCTGATTAATGACACTTTCTACAAAATAGCGCAGCGCGAGCTGAACAAGGCGACTACTTCTGAACCGGCACCGCATAAGTCGATGACCGGATTAGATCAGCTCGACAAAGTGGTCGATATTGACCAAAGCCCTATCGGCAGAACACCGCGCTCTAATCCGGCGACTTACGCAGGCATTTTCACTCCAATTCGTGAAATGTTCGCCGGTACACAAGAGTCGCGTTCACGGGGTTACAAGCCTGGCCGCTTTAGCTTTAACGTAAAAGGCGGTCGCTGTGAGGCGTGTCAGGGTGACGGTGTAATTAAAGTGGAAATGCACTTTTTGCCAGACGTGTATGTGCCTTGTGACGTATGTCAGGGCAAACGCTATAACCGTGAAACCCTTGAGATAAAGTACAAAGATAAGAACATTCACGAAGTGTTGGAAATGACGGTGGAAGATGCCCGTCAGTTCTTCGATGCTATTCCGGCTATTTCACGTAAATTGCAGACCCTAATGGACGTTGGCTTGTCATATATTCGTCTAGGCCAAGCAGCCACTACGTTATCAGGTGGTGAAGCACAGCGCGTGAAATTAGCGAAAGAGTTGTCAAAAAGAGACACTGGGCAAACACTCTATATCTTGGACGAACCAACCACCGGGTTGCACTTCCACGATATTAAACAGTTATTAGCCGTCCTTCACAGGCTGCGCGATCACGGTAATACCGTTGTGGTTATTGAGCATAACCTAGATGTGATTAAAACCGCAGACTGGATTGTTGACCTTGGACCCGAAGGTGGATCCGGAGGTGGCCAGATTATTGCAGAGGGAACACCTGAGCATGTGGCACAACAAGAAGTTTCACATACAGGTCGATTCCTGAAACCCATGCTCACACAAGCTTGA